A part of Leptospira wolffii serovar Khorat str. Khorat-H2 genomic DNA contains:
- a CDS encoding MBL fold metallo-hydrolase produces the protein MECRFEHKGHVFEGISEGGIRTSVVMPRLNLMFDIGHQNPDRVHIERLLLTHAHLDHSAGIPYYISQRSLRKLNPPKIYLPEELESPMREILSLYSKVEDFPYKYEMKGTPEGEEFPLDPYHSFKAWKTFHRVASQGYTIYEKRKRLKPEFQGIPHKELMEKKSAGAEIDEQVTKPVVSFSGDTKIEYVLTHKDVAESEIIFLECTYIDKERDVAAAREWGHIHLDEIIHNLSAFKNEKIVLIHFSKRYSIPYIRSVFSKRIPPSERDRFHLFLPN, from the coding sequence ATGGAGTGTCGCTTCGAACACAAGGGACACGTATTCGAAGGAATTTCCGAAGGAGGGATTCGCACCTCCGTAGTCATGCCTAGGCTCAATCTGATGTTCGATATAGGACACCAGAACCCGGATCGGGTCCATATCGAAAGACTTTTGCTGACCCACGCGCATTTGGATCATTCCGCGGGGATTCCTTATTATATTTCCCAGAGATCCCTGCGCAAATTGAATCCTCCTAAGATTTATTTGCCTGAGGAACTCGAATCTCCCATGAGGGAGATTCTTTCCCTTTATTCCAAGGTGGAGGATTTTCCTTATAAATATGAAATGAAGGGAACTCCGGAAGGGGAGGAATTTCCTTTGGATCCGTATCATTCTTTTAAAGCTTGGAAAACTTTCCATAGAGTCGCCTCCCAAGGATATACTATTTACGAGAAAAGAAAAAGGCTGAAGCCGGAGTTCCAAGGTATTCCTCATAAGGAGTTGATGGAGAAAAAATCCGCAGGTGCCGAGATAGACGAGCAGGTCACGAAGCCGGTGGTGAGTTTTTCGGGGGATACCAAGATAGAATACGTGCTTACCCATAAGGACGTCGCAGAATCGGAGATTATCTTTTTAGAATGTACTTACATAGACAAGGAAAGGGATGTAGCCGCAGCAAGAGAATGGGGGCATATCCATCTGGACGAGATCATTCATAATTTATCCGCGTTTAAGAACGAGAAGATCGTGCTCATCCATTTCTCTAAACGTTATTCGATTCCTTATATCCGCTCCGTCTTTTCCAAAAGAATTCCTCCTTCGGAAAGGGATAGATTCCATCTCTTTCTTCCGAATTGA
- a CDS encoding O-methyltransferase has product MKSSEKGPNKYGKSVFREGLEEWIDKELVPRPFEWMEDLENKAREDRFPVLSPASGAVLAFLARSWNPGNVLELGTGYGVSLVWLYSALGNTVRIVSVDREKLFSGTAWEFLQRIDGVGKNVELRNADCVEYLDSYLASEPPEGKEFLFVDCDKVRYPEIFSLLSSKAKDRRVRVVFDNVLWHGRIADPERQAPSDEAVRELWSLVKASGLTYTLFPAGDGILCIDFSE; this is encoded by the coding sequence ATGAAATCGTCCGAAAAAGGTCCGAATAAATACGGAAAATCCGTCTTTCGGGAAGGTCTGGAAGAATGGATCGATAAAGAACTCGTGCCTCGCCCCTTCGAATGGATGGAGGATTTGGAAAATAAAGCGAGAGAAGATCGCTTTCCCGTCTTAAGCCCCGCTTCAGGGGCCGTCCTTGCATTTCTCGCACGTTCCTGGAACCCGGGAAACGTATTGGAGCTCGGAACAGGTTACGGAGTTTCGCTCGTCTGGTTGTATTCTGCCTTGGGAAATACAGTGAGGATCGTTTCCGTGGATCGGGAGAAACTCTTCTCCGGAACCGCGTGGGAATTCCTACAAAGAATAGACGGCGTCGGTAAAAACGTGGAGCTAAGGAACGCGGATTGCGTGGAATATTTGGATTCCTATCTGGCTTCTGAACCTCCCGAGGGAAAAGAATTCCTATTCGTAGATTGCGATAAGGTAAGATACCCCGAAATATTTAGTTTATTATCTTCTAAAGCGAAAGATAGGCGAGTTCGAGTCGTATTCGATAACGTTCTATGGCATGGAAGGATTGCGGATCCGGAAAGACAGGCGCCTTCGGACGAAGCGGTGAGAGAGTTATGGTCTTTGGTGAAGGCATCCGGCCTTACTTATACATTGTTCCCGGCCGGAGACGGAATATTATGTATCGATTTTTCCGAATAA